Proteins encoded within one genomic window of Paraglaciecola psychrophila 170:
- a CDS encoding NADH:flavin oxidoreductase/NADH oxidase family protein, whose protein sequence is MTSSIFTPFTLPNGQVLKNRLVKAAMEENLATSEHLPGNALKRLYKSWADGGVGLIITGNVMIDHLAMTGPGGVVLEQDTDLTSFIDLATLSKANATKVWMQINHPGRQVFKKMGGKVLSPSDVALNMGKHSSLFSTPKPMDESEIKDVIQRFTITATRAEQAGFDGVEIHAAHGYLLAQFLSPLTNKRQDKWGGSLENRARLLIDVVKSVKAACSASFAVAVKLNSADFQRGGFDIADAEQVVKMLAELNIDVVELSGGSYEAPAMQGRSADDRTLAREAYFLEFATKIARTVSLPIMTTGGVRRYEVAKQVVDSGVELVGMASSLALTPDLPNQWKNDPTVLGHIPVVNWKDKTLSGLATMAMVKQQLRRIGAGKSPQLSASPLWALITDQVRGVKLTKRYKRQHKHEIS, encoded by the coding sequence ATGACATCCTCAATTTTCACCCCGTTTACATTACCTAACGGCCAAGTACTAAAAAATCGCTTAGTTAAAGCTGCCATGGAAGAAAATTTGGCGACGTCTGAACATCTGCCAGGTAATGCGCTTAAACGCCTTTATAAATCTTGGGCCGATGGCGGGGTTGGGCTAATCATTACCGGTAATGTGATGATTGATCACTTGGCCATGACTGGGCCAGGGGGAGTGGTTTTAGAGCAGGATACAGATTTAACTTCTTTTATTGACTTGGCAACGTTGTCAAAAGCGAATGCTACAAAAGTATGGATGCAAATCAATCATCCTGGCCGCCAAGTGTTTAAGAAAATGGGGGGTAAGGTGCTTTCTCCCTCTGATGTGGCGTTGAATATGGGTAAACATTCGTCGTTGTTTTCTACTCCTAAACCAATGGATGAGTCCGAAATTAAAGATGTTATTCAACGATTTACTATAACTGCAACCCGGGCTGAGCAAGCGGGCTTTGACGGTGTTGAAATACATGCTGCCCATGGTTATTTGCTGGCCCAATTTTTATCACCACTGACCAATAAACGCCAAGATAAGTGGGGAGGTAGTCTTGAAAACCGCGCCCGCTTATTGATTGATGTGGTTAAATCGGTAAAGGCGGCTTGTTCCGCGAGTTTTGCAGTCGCGGTGAAGCTTAATTCAGCAGACTTTCAACGTGGCGGTTTTGATATTGCGGATGCTGAACAAGTCGTGAAAATGCTCGCTGAGTTGAACATTGATGTAGTGGAATTATCGGGTGGCAGTTACGAGGCGCCTGCTATGCAGGGTCGTAGTGCAGATGACAGAACGTTAGCAAGAGAAGCCTACTTTTTAGAGTTCGCGACTAAAATTGCTAGAACTGTATCACTACCTATTATGACCACAGGAGGCGTACGCCGCTATGAAGTCGCTAAGCAGGTTGTTGATAGTGGAGTGGAGTTGGTGGGAATGGCTAGTTCGCTTGCGTTAACGCCAGATTTACCTAATCAATGGAAAAATGACCCAACGGTGCTAGGTCATATACCTGTGGTGAATTGGAAAGACAAAACTCTTAGCGGTCTAGCTACTATGGCAATGGTTAAACAGCAATTACGTCGCATTGGGGCGGGTAAGTCGCCTCAATTATCTGCGTCGCCGTTATGGGCTTTAATTACTGATCAAGTGCGTGGAGTAAAACTGACTAAGCGTTATAAAAGACAACACAAGCATGAAATTTCATAG
- a CDS encoding dimethylarginine dimethylaminohydrolase family protein — MFSKAIVRTPCKAMLEGLTEAEMGLPDYDLACEQHQGYISALKECGLQVTILPPLESYPDSCFVEDVALLTSKCAILTHPGAPSRRGEVPHIVKAVEQSYPSFEHINFPGTVEAGDIMMVGNHFYIGLSARTNAQGVEQLIDILGKYDLTGSMVEMSELLHLKTGVSYLENNNLLTFGEMHHNPIFNQFKRIEIAKQESYAANSVWINGTILVPKGFPNALNAIQQLGHPTIELPMSEFQKLDGGLSCLSLRF; from the coding sequence ATGTTTAGTAAAGCAATAGTTAGAACACCATGTAAAGCAATGTTAGAGGGCCTAACTGAAGCGGAGATGGGTTTACCTGACTACGACTTGGCATGCGAACAACATCAAGGCTATATTTCAGCACTAAAAGAGTGTGGTTTACAGGTGACTATTCTGCCACCGCTAGAAAGTTACCCTGACTCGTGTTTTGTTGAAGACGTAGCCTTGTTGACTTCAAAGTGCGCCATTCTTACCCACCCAGGTGCGCCAAGCCGCCGTGGCGAAGTACCACATATAGTCAAAGCAGTAGAACAATCTTATCCTAGCTTCGAGCACATCAATTTCCCCGGCACTGTTGAAGCTGGCGATATCATGATGGTAGGAAATCATTTTTATATCGGTTTATCGGCCCGAACTAATGCTCAAGGTGTTGAGCAACTTATCGATATACTTGGAAAATACGACCTAACGGGTTCAATGGTCGAAATGTCAGAGTTATTACATTTAAAAACAGGCGTAAGTTATTTAGAAAACAACAATTTACTGACCTTTGGTGAAATGCACCACAACCCTATTTTCAATCAATTCAAGCGTATTGAAATAGCAAAACAAGAAAGTTATGCCGCCAATAGTGTATGGATAAACGGTACCATCTTAGTGCCCAAAGGCTTTCCCAATGCCCTAAATGCCATCCAACAACTTGGTCACCCAACAATAGAGCTACCGATGTCCGAGTTTCAAAAGTTAGACGGTGGATTAAGCTGTCTCTCGCTGCGTTTTTGA
- a CDS encoding APC family permease: MTKSIGIWRSWALVAGMMIGSGIFTLPALLAPYGSYSFIGWGVTGFGALCLALSYSYLSSRKPGLGGPYFYVSEAFGAIPAAIVCWGYWISLVSSIAAISLSFAGYSQRFLPVLSDEPLYSTYFAFVIILFFTVINVRGVREASAVQLFTTIVKIIPLVLVGFIGIMFGEVTHIPAINPDDSSLFHMVGALCLLIMWGFIGVESATLPSEDTINPEKTIARASILGTLTALTVYVIAMFGIMSIMSLAELQNSTSPFTDAAQLIMGDTGAIIITIGALFAIGGTLNVCIMIAGTMMLAGARDKIFPTYFSQQSADGTPTRAIFFSCVLAIILLFFNTSESLINSFENLLILATFAALVVYLGTGLASIKLQLQDHKRGEQLSYARLCIALLATLFSLLAIIGAWVLYQ; encoded by the coding sequence ATGACAAAGTCGATAGGTATATGGCGGTCCTGGGCTCTTGTAGCTGGCATGATGATAGGTTCGGGTATTTTCACTTTACCCGCTTTACTTGCTCCTTATGGCAGTTATAGCTTTATAGGCTGGGGTGTGACCGGCTTTGGAGCCCTCTGTTTAGCGTTAAGTTATAGTTATTTATCTTCACGCAAACCTGGTTTAGGTGGTCCATACTTCTACGTTTCTGAAGCTTTTGGTGCAATTCCTGCCGCAATTGTTTGTTGGGGCTACTGGATTTCTTTAGTCTCCTCAATAGCAGCTATTTCCCTATCGTTTGCAGGTTACAGTCAAAGATTCTTACCGGTGCTTAGTGATGAGCCACTGTATAGCACTTATTTTGCTTTCGTTATTATTCTGTTTTTTACCGTAATCAATGTACGTGGTGTTCGCGAAGCCAGTGCGGTTCAACTTTTTACCACCATCGTAAAAATCATTCCGTTAGTATTAGTGGGCTTTATCGGCATCATGTTTGGCGAAGTAACGCACATTCCAGCCATTAACCCTGATGACAGCTCTCTGTTCCATATGGTGGGTGCATTATGTTTATTGATTATGTGGGGATTTATCGGGGTTGAATCAGCCACACTGCCATCAGAAGACACCATTAATCCTGAAAAAACCATAGCTCGCGCGTCAATTTTAGGCACGTTAACGGCGCTGACTGTTTATGTGATAGCTATGTTTGGAATTATGTCGATTATGTCTTTAGCAGAATTACAAAACTCTACGTCGCCTTTCACCGATGCAGCCCAATTAATCATGGGGGATACTGGCGCCATCATCATTACCATCGGTGCCTTATTTGCTATCGGTGGCACCTTAAACGTATGTATCATGATTGCAGGTACTATGATGCTAGCGGGAGCAAGAGACAAAATATTTCCCACGTACTTTAGCCAGCAAAGTGCTGACGGAACGCCTACCAGAGCAATATTTTTTTCCTGTGTTTTAGCGATTATATTATTATTTTTTAATACCAGTGAATCACTGATCAATAGTTTTGAAAACTTACTTATTCTTGCCACCTTTGCAGCATTAGTCGTTTATTTAGGTACTGGGCTAGCGAGTATTAAGCTTCAGTTACAGGATCATAAGCGGGGTGAGCAACTCAGTTATGCAAGATTATGTATAGCGCTACTTGCCACTTTATTTTCTTTGTTAGCCATCATCGGTGCTTGGGTTTTGTACCAATAA
- the smpB gene encoding SsrA-binding protein SmpB, translating into MNKKKSKSTDNTIALNKKARHEYNLEDKLECGMSLQGWEVKSIRSGKVNISESYVAIDKGEAFLIGSTIQPLNQASSHVVCEPTRKRKLLLKKRELDKLIGSVERQGYSIIATAMYWKKNWVKVEVYLGKGKHEHDKRDAVKDRDWARDKERMMKHSV; encoded by the coding sequence ATGAATAAAAAGAAGTCAAAATCAACAGATAACACCATCGCGCTTAATAAAAAAGCTCGTCACGAATACAATCTTGAAGACAAACTCGAATGTGGTATGTCCTTGCAAGGTTGGGAAGTGAAAAGCATTCGCTCTGGTAAAGTTAATATTTCGGAAAGTTACGTCGCCATAGACAAAGGTGAAGCCTTTCTAATTGGTTCAACCATTCAACCGCTAAATCAGGCGTCGAGTCACGTTGTATGTGAGCCTACACGTAAGCGTAAACTGTTGCTCAAAAAACGAGAGTTAGATAAGTTAATAGGCTCCGTTGAACGCCAAGGTTATTCAATTATTGCCACCGCCATGTATTGGAAGAAAAACTGGGTGAAAGTTGAAGTTTACTTAGGCAAAGGTAAACACGAACATGATAAGCGAGACGCTGTTAAGGACCGCGATTGGGCACGTGATAAAGAACGTATGATGAAACACAGCGTTTAG
- a CDS encoding type II toxin-antitoxin system RatA family toxin produces the protein MANVCRSALVAFSAESMFDLINDVELYPEFIPGCAETKILQQDNDNMRASLLISKAGVKQWFTTHNTLKRGEFIHMNLVDGPFSRLTGGWTITSLSETGCKIELNLDFAFSSKIIEMAFGRVFNSIAANMVVAFTERAKQVYG, from the coding sequence ATGGCCAATGTATGTCGCAGCGCTTTAGTTGCCTTTAGCGCTGAATCCATGTTTGATTTAATTAATGATGTAGAGCTGTATCCAGAATTTATTCCAGGATGTGCTGAAACCAAGATATTGCAACAAGATAATGACAATATGAGAGCATCGCTGCTTATTTCAAAGGCAGGCGTTAAGCAATGGTTTACCACTCACAATACTTTAAAACGTGGCGAATTTATCCATATGAACTTGGTTGATGGCCCTTTTTCACGACTCACAGGTGGTTGGACAATTACGTCGCTCAGCGAGACAGGCTGTAAAATTGAGTTAAATTTGGATTTTGCATTTTCGAGTAAAATTATCGAAATGGCTTTTGGGCGGGTTTTTAACTCGATTGCTGCTAATATGGTGGTCGCTTTTACTGAGCGCGCAAAACAGGTTTACGGCTAA
- a CDS encoding RnfH family protein: MTDQQISLEVVYGTPEKQALLEVVVEQGTTVEQAILASGIVKRFPDINLEILKVGIWNRTCKLTDLPKKGDRIEIYRPLIADPKEARRRRAEKAIDEGRANKTTGGRAKAKIPTNTLESKP; this comes from the coding sequence ATGACAGACCAACAAATATCCCTTGAGGTGGTATATGGGACTCCCGAAAAACAAGCGTTGCTCGAAGTGGTGGTTGAACAAGGTACAACGGTTGAACAAGCTATTTTGGCTTCGGGGATTGTGAAACGCTTTCCTGATATCAACCTTGAAATATTAAAAGTCGGCATTTGGAATCGCACTTGTAAATTGACCGACCTACCCAAAAAAGGCGACAGAATTGAAATCTATCGCCCCCTGATTGCCGATCCTAAAGAAGCCAGACGTCGGCGCGCTGAAAAGGCCATAGATGAAGGTCGTGCTAATAAAACTACTGGTGGAAGAGCAAAAGCCAAAATCCCAACGAATACATTAGAATCTAAGCCCTAA
- a CDS encoding DUF2461 domain-containing protein: MFNHFEPSLMTFLKNLQVNNDREWFNDHKQQYEDDVRTPALAFIEQMEQWIPLISPHYEASAKKVGGSLMRIYRDVRFSKNKSPFKTNVGIQFRHEVGKDVHAPGFYLHIAAGEIFLGVGTWQPDRDSLAAIRDHMVTKPGPYLDAIEHEPFTEFYQLGGTKLIRPPKGYDKDHSLIEEIKRKDFIALCPLQESDLYQPDFCKMVASRFGRAQPFQKFICEALGLRF; the protein is encoded by the coding sequence ATGTTCAATCATTTTGAACCATCATTAATGACGTTTTTAAAAAATCTACAGGTCAATAATGACCGAGAATGGTTCAATGACCATAAACAACAATATGAAGACGACGTTCGCACACCTGCCTTGGCTTTTATAGAACAAATGGAACAGTGGATCCCACTTATCTCACCCCACTATGAAGCTAGTGCTAAAAAAGTCGGTGGTTCGCTGATGCGTATCTATCGAGACGTTAGATTCTCAAAAAACAAATCACCTTTCAAAACCAATGTAGGCATTCAGTTTCGTCATGAGGTGGGCAAGGATGTTCACGCTCCAGGTTTTTATTTACATATTGCAGCTGGCGAGATTTTTTTAGGGGTAGGCACTTGGCAACCGGATAGAGATTCATTGGCTGCTATTCGAGATCATATGGTGACCAAGCCGGGTCCTTATTTAGATGCAATTGAACATGAACCCTTTACCGAATTTTACCAACTTGGAGGCACTAAGCTAATCAGGCCTCCAAAAGGTTATGACAAAGACCATTCATTAATTGAAGAAATAAAGCGCAAAGATTTTATTGCTCTGTGCCCGTTACAAGAAAGCGATTTGTATCAACCAGATTTTTGCAAGATGGTGGCCAGTCGTTTTGGACGCGCCCAACCATTTCAAAAGTTTATTTGCGAGGCATTAGGGCTTAGATTCTAA
- the ppsR gene encoding posphoenolpyruvate synthetase regulatory kinase/phosphorylase PpsR: MRSAYYISDGTAITAEVFGHALLSLFTIEFKHITVPFVETSEQAKDVVRKISESFQDDGQRPLVFYTIVNIEVRKIVSKSVGINYNFLDQFVAPLEKVLGVPSKPEKHRTHSIHEKTYDIRIEAVNYALANDDGANLKDYNEADIILVGVSRSGKTPTSLYLALQYGIKAANYPFTEDDMGDILRLPAPLRRFKDKLFGLTIQADRLHQIRSERRANSKYASLQQCRMELREVENLYRKEKIPFLNSTRFSIEEISAKILAQTGLQRKKY, translated from the coding sequence TTGAGATCAGCCTATTATATTTCAGATGGAACGGCCATAACTGCAGAGGTGTTTGGCCACGCATTGCTCTCCCTGTTTACGATTGAGTTCAAACACATCACTGTTCCCTTTGTCGAAACATCGGAACAAGCAAAAGACGTGGTTCGAAAAATATCTGAAAGTTTTCAAGATGACGGTCAGAGACCTTTAGTGTTTTACACCATAGTCAATATCGAAGTCCGTAAGATCGTGTCAAAGTCAGTGGGCATTAACTACAACTTTTTGGATCAGTTTGTTGCGCCTCTAGAAAAAGTATTAGGTGTACCATCTAAGCCAGAAAAACATCGAACACATAGTATCCACGAAAAAACCTATGATATTCGCATTGAAGCCGTGAACTATGCGTTAGCCAATGATGATGGAGCAAACTTAAAAGATTATAACGAGGCTGATATCATTTTAGTGGGAGTATCTCGGTCGGGTAAAACCCCTACAAGTCTTTATCTGGCGCTGCAATATGGCATCAAAGCAGCAAACTACCCTTTTACAGAAGATGATATGGGTGACATTTTACGTTTACCTGCGCCCTTGCGTCGCTTCAAAGACAAATTATTTGGACTGACCATCCAAGCAGACCGATTACACCAAATTCGCTCAGAGCGACGGGCCAATAGTAAGTATGCATCGTTGCAGCAATGTCGCATGGAATTGCGTGAAGTAGAAAATTTATACCGAAAAGAGAAAATTCCATTTCTGAACAGCACACGGTTTTCGATTGAAGAAATTTCAGCCAAAATATTAGCTCAAACTGGTTTACAACGTAAGAAATATTAA
- the ppsA gene encoding phosphoenolpyruvate synthase — translation MQEHVLWYQQLGMGDVGVVGGKNASLGEMISNLANAGVQVPGGFATTAHAFNLFLEQSGLEARIHVLLDDLDVENIAALGKAGETIRNWIIDTPFLPELENDIRTAFKTLQGEAGDEASFAVRSSATAEDMPDASFAGQQETFLNVKGYDSVMVAIKHVFASLFNDRAISYRVHQGYDHKGVALSAGVQRMVRSDCSASGVMFSIDTESGFEDVVFITSSYGLGEMVVQGAVNPDEFYVHKPTLAKGFPAVVRRNLGSKLTKMIYSDDLEHGKQVEIVDIDATDSRRFSLTDDEIMELAKQAVIIEKHYKRPMDIEWAKDGIDGKLYIVQARPETVRSREDIQVIERFMLKGKAKVVCEGRAIGHKIGAGVAKVLSGVEEMDKIQPGDVLVTDMTDPDWEPIMKKASAIVTNRGGRTCHAAIIARELGIPAVVGCGNATASIENGDKITVSCAEGDTGFIYGDVLDFDVVTSRIDSMPEIPLKVMMNVGNPDRAFDFARLPHSGVGLARLEFIINRMIGVHPKALLDFDNQPQELKEEITDIIAGYASPVEFYIEKLVEGISTIAAAFSPEKVIVRMSDFKSNEYFNLVGGYQYEPDEENPMLGFRGASRYISEDFRECFALECEAIKRVRNKMDLTNVEIMIPFIRTLEEGAKVIELLAEEGLVQGENGLRVIMMCELPSNALLADQFLDMFDGFSIGSNDLTQLTLGLDRDSGLIAHLFDERNPAVKALLSMAIQAAKKRGKYVGICGQGPSDHEDLAQWLVEQGIDSVSLNPDTVVETWLYLGKQGK, via the coding sequence ATGCAAGAACACGTTTTGTGGTACCAACAACTGGGAATGGGAGATGTTGGAGTCGTTGGCGGCAAAAACGCGTCGTTGGGCGAGATGATTTCAAATTTGGCTAATGCAGGGGTGCAAGTGCCTGGAGGATTCGCAACCACTGCTCATGCATTTAATTTATTTCTCGAACAAAGTGGTTTAGAAGCGCGTATTCATGTGTTGTTGGACGACTTAGATGTTGAAAACATTGCAGCATTAGGTAAAGCCGGCGAAACCATTCGTAATTGGATTATCGACACTCCCTTTCTTCCAGAGTTGGAAAACGATATACGCACCGCATTTAAAACCTTACAAGGTGAGGCTGGTGATGAAGCTTCGTTTGCCGTTCGCTCTTCAGCAACAGCAGAAGACATGCCTGATGCTTCGTTTGCTGGTCAACAAGAAACCTTTTTAAATGTTAAAGGCTATGACTCAGTCATGGTTGCAATTAAACATGTATTCGCTTCACTGTTTAACGACAGAGCTATTTCTTATCGAGTACATCAAGGATACGACCATAAAGGCGTGGCCTTGTCTGCAGGTGTTCAACGTATGGTGCGCAGTGATTGCTCTGCTTCCGGTGTGATGTTCTCAATTGATACAGAGTCTGGTTTTGAAGATGTTGTCTTTATCACCTCATCTTATGGTTTGGGTGAAATGGTGGTACAAGGTGCTGTTAACCCTGACGAATTTTACGTTCACAAGCCGACCTTGGCAAAAGGCTTCCCAGCGGTAGTGCGAAGAAACCTTGGTAGTAAACTCACCAAGATGATTTATTCGGATGACCTAGAGCACGGTAAACAAGTTGAGATTGTGGATATTGATGCCACAGACAGTCGTAGATTCTCACTTACTGATGACGAAATAATGGAGTTAGCTAAACAAGCTGTCATTATTGAAAAACATTACAAACGGCCAATGGATATTGAATGGGCCAAAGATGGCATAGACGGTAAACTTTACATAGTACAGGCACGTCCAGAGACTGTGCGCAGCCGTGAAGATATTCAAGTCATTGAACGTTTTATGCTTAAAGGCAAAGCCAAAGTAGTGTGTGAAGGCCGAGCGATTGGCCACAAGATAGGTGCTGGTGTGGCAAAAGTACTCAGCGGCGTGGAAGAAATGGACAAGATCCAACCTGGAGATGTGTTGGTCACCGATATGACCGATCCTGACTGGGAACCTATCATGAAAAAAGCTTCTGCTATTGTGACTAACCGCGGCGGCCGAACATGTCATGCGGCTATTATTGCCAGAGAACTGGGTATCCCTGCGGTTGTAGGGTGTGGCAATGCTACCGCTTCAATTGAGAATGGTGACAAGATCACCGTCTCTTGTGCAGAAGGCGATACCGGATTTATCTACGGTGATGTACTGGACTTTGATGTAGTGACATCACGTATAGACTCAATGCCAGAAATCCCCCTTAAAGTAATGATGAATGTGGGTAACCCTGACAGAGCTTTCGATTTTGCGCGTTTACCTCACTCGGGCGTTGGTTTGGCGCGACTTGAGTTTATTATCAACCGCATGATTGGTGTTCATCCTAAAGCACTTCTCGATTTTGATAATCAACCACAAGAATTAAAAGAAGAAATCACAGACATAATAGCGGGCTATGCTTCGCCTGTTGAGTTTTACATCGAAAAATTGGTTGAAGGTATCTCGACTATTGCTGCGGCGTTTTCACCTGAAAAAGTCATCGTGCGTATGTCTGACTTTAAGTCCAACGAATACTTTAATCTTGTGGGTGGTTATCAATACGAACCTGATGAAGAGAACCCGATGCTAGGTTTTCGCGGTGCCAGTCGTTATATTTCAGAAGATTTTCGGGAATGTTTTGCTTTGGAATGTGAGGCGATAAAACGGGTTCGTAATAAAATGGACTTAACCAATGTTGAGATTATGATCCCCTTTATCCGTACCCTTGAAGAAGGTGCAAAAGTGATCGAGTTACTTGCAGAAGAAGGACTCGTGCAAGGCGAAAACGGCTTACGCGTTATTATGATGTGTGAGTTACCTTCGAATGCACTTTTGGCCGACCAATTCCTGGATATGTTTGATGGCTTTTCAATTGGCTCTAACGACTTGACTCAGTTAACGTTAGGTCTAGACCGAGATTCAGGCTTAATCGCACATTTGTTTGATGAACGTAACCCTGCGGTTAAGGCGCTATTATCGATGGCGATTCAAGCTGCTAAGAAGCGCGGTAAATACGTCGGAATTTGCGGCCAAGGCCCTTCTGATCATGAAGATTTGGCACAATGGCTGGTTGAGCAAGGCATTGATAGTGTCTCACTTAACCCAGATACAGTTGTCGAAACTTGGTTATATCTTGGTAAACAAGGTAAGTAA
- a CDS encoding GNAT family N-acetyltransferase: MAFYAKSVDWENQRHTLKRIREKVFVCQWRIPAEYEFDHQDSVARHVLVVNEHNQEVATGRITPKGEIGRIAVEPEFRCPEVYHSLFKALLEIAKQHGLQDVIVQCELEGVSYYQQQGFRSVGRVFMDAGVARQNMLCDLKYFTLERVELTH, encoded by the coding sequence ATGGCGTTTTATGCAAAAAGCGTCGATTGGGAAAATCAGCGACACACACTTAAAAGAATCAGAGAAAAAGTATTTGTATGCCAATGGCGTATACCTGCCGAATACGAATTTGATCACCAAGATAGCGTTGCACGTCATGTGTTAGTGGTTAACGAACACAATCAAGAAGTAGCGACAGGTCGTATTACTCCCAAAGGAGAAATAGGACGCATCGCAGTTGAGCCTGAGTTTAGGTGCCCAGAAGTGTATCATTCACTCTTTAAGGCATTACTCGAAATTGCTAAACAACATGGTCTACAAGATGTGATTGTACAATGTGAGTTAGAAGGTGTGAGCTATTACCAACAACAAGGTTTCCGCTCTGTTGGAAGGGTATTTATGGATGCAGGTGTAGCGCGACAAAATATGTTGTGTGACCTCAAATATTTTACTCTAGAAAGAGTAGAACTTACCCACTAG
- a CDS encoding cupin domain-containing protein, with protein MYSQNNIDIKKFLAQYWQKKPLVIKQGFDNFIDPLDEHDLAGLSQEPSIDSRIVSHTDNGWQVSHGPFEDVNTHCLGAWSLLVQSVDHFIPEADELMRAFDFIPHWRMDDLMVSFSNKDAGVGPHLDQYDVFIIQGKGSRRWQVGLPGDFDTVNLHKDLSQISGFEPIIDQILEPGDIIYIPANHPHNGVALEECLNYSVGFRAPSQQEMLSSLADFAIDNNLFTQRYTDEEIAHREFSGEIKHREVSRFKHMLQQLLETEQFSNWTAQFLSQGSEKQDLDEQDMQNFSHQEIEEKLKAGEQFIRCPGVKAVFVEQPLTNIQDFTFYLYGEPYSVPLEDKDLVIDFLSRPIFHLENTNLDQSSIFFTQLVTTMVNTGYWYPD; from the coding sequence ATGTACTCGCAAAATAACATTGATATAAAAAAATTCCTTGCCCAATATTGGCAAAAAAAACCTTTAGTGATCAAACAGGGGTTCGACAACTTTATTGATCCTCTTGATGAACATGACTTAGCTGGATTAAGCCAAGAGCCCTCTATTGACTCAAGAATAGTTAGTCACACAGATAATGGCTGGCAAGTCAGTCACGGGCCATTTGAAGACGTGAATACACACTGTTTGGGGGCGTGGAGTTTGTTGGTGCAGTCTGTTGACCACTTTATTCCTGAAGCCGACGAACTCATGCGAGCCTTCGATTTTATTCCGCATTGGCGCATGGACGACCTAATGGTGAGCTTTTCAAACAAAGATGCAGGTGTCGGCCCTCATCTCGACCAATACGATGTATTTATCATTCAAGGCAAAGGTTCAAGACGCTGGCAAGTTGGCTTACCTGGGGATTTTGACACCGTTAATCTGCATAAAGACTTATCACAAATTTCTGGCTTCGAACCCATAATTGATCAAATTTTAGAGCCAGGTGACATTATCTACATTCCCGCCAATCATCCCCATAACGGAGTTGCATTGGAAGAATGCTTAAACTATTCAGTAGGATTCCGCGCACCATCTCAGCAAGAAATGCTGTCTTCATTGGCTGATTTTGCTATAGATAACAATTTATTTACCCAGCGGTATACAGATGAAGAAATCGCGCATCGTGAATTTAGCGGTGAAATAAAACACCGAGAAGTCTCAAGATTTAAACACATGCTGCAACAGTTATTAGAAACTGAGCAGTTTTCTAATTGGACGGCTCAGTTTTTAAGTCAAGGAAGTGAAAAGCAAGACTTGGATGAACAAGATATGCAAAATTTCAGTCATCAAGAAATTGAAGAAAAACTGAAAGCAGGCGAGCAGTTTATAAGATGTCCAGGGGTTAAAGCCGTTTTTGTTGAGCAACCACTCACTAATATTCAAGATTTTACGTTTTATCTGTATGGCGAACCCTATTCGGTGCCATTAGAAGACAAAGATTTAGTCATAGACTTTTTAAGTCGGCCCATTTTTCATCTAGAAAATACAAACTTAGACCAAAGTAGTATATTTTTCACTCAACTAGTCACTACAATGGTTAATACAGGGTATTGGTATCCTGATTAA